The proteins below come from a single Canis aureus isolate CA01 chromosome 14, VMU_Caureus_v.1.0, whole genome shotgun sequence genomic window:
- the ZNF572 gene encoding zinc finger protein 572, whose amino-acid sequence MEQEQKLLVSDSSGFQERESLKSPFTGGESKNNLETVQHHNSKAEKEKASKWSKGDGLQNCKHEDTKEIPLTWSQGNEIWCNDSYENDGKSENQGNSKGKEEKPSHGGWDPGEHCSASVQQNSTFKDKPYKCSECWKSFNNSSHLRIHQRTHSGEKPYKCSECGKCFSNSSHLIQHLRTHTGEKPYQCAECGKSFSNTSHLIIHERTHTGEKPYKCPECGKSFSSSSHLIQHHRSHTGEKPYECPVCGKCFSHSYVLIEHQRIHTGEKPYKCPDCGKSFSQSSSLIRHQRTHTGEKPYKCFECGKSFGCNSTLIKHQRIHTGEKPYQCTECGKSFSRSSNLITHRKTHAGGKPYESSEYEESLSQNCSVIEDCRIQPGEKPYKCCECGKRFGLSSHLIRHQRTHTGEKPYRCSECWKTFSQSSTLVIHQRTHTGERPYKCPECGECFSQSFNLIRHRRTHMGEKPYKCSDCDKCFSRSAYLNQHRKTHIEKSFESPEVEAFPHGWTWKNCPAEIALISFSVPNPSSS is encoded by the exons ATGGAGCAAGAGCAAAAACTGTTGGTCTCAGATTCTAGTGGCTTCcaggagagggagagtttgaaaaGCCCTTTTACAG GAGGTGAAAGTAAGAATAATTTGGAAACTGTTCAACACCATAACtccaaggcagagaaagagaaagcctcAAAATGGTCTAAAGGAGATGGTCTGCAAAATTGTAAGCATGAGGATACAAAAGAAATTCCATTGACATGGTCCCAAGGAAATGAGATCTGGTGTAATGATTCCTATGAGAATGATGGCAAGTCAGAGAATCAGGGaaattctaaaggaaaagaagaaaaacccagTCACGGGGGATGGGACCCAGGGGAACACTGCAGTGCCTCTGTCCAGCAGAATTCGACCTTCAAAGACAAACCCTATAAATGTTCTGAATGTTGGAAAAGCTTCAACAACAGTTCCCATTTGCGTATTCACCAGAGGACCCACTCAGGAGAAAAACCTTATAAATGCTCTGAGTGTGGGAAATGCTTCAGTAACAGCTCTCACCTGATTCAACATCTGCgaacacacacaggagagaagcccTACCAGTGTGCTGAATGTGGGAAAAGCTTCAGCAATACCTCCCATCTAATTATCCATGAGAGGACTCACACGggagagaaaccctataaatgtCCTGAGTGTGGAAAGAGCTTTAGTAGCAGCTCCCACCTTATTCAGCACCACAGATCACATACTGGTGAAAAACCATATGAATGTCCTGTTTGTGGGAAATGCTTCAGCCACAGTTATGTCCTGATAGAACATCAGAGgattcacactggagaaaaaccttATAAGTGCCCTGACTGTGGAAAGAGTTTTAGTCAGAGTTCTAGCCTGATTCGCCACCAGCGGACACACACAGGCGAGAAACCCTACAAGTGTTTTGAGTGTGGAAAAAGCTTTGGTTGTAATTCGACTCTCATAAAGCATCAGcgaattcatactggagaaaaaccATATCAGTGTACAGAATGCGGGAAGAGTTTCAGTCGAAGTTCCAACCTAATCACACACCGGAAAACCCATGCAGGAGGAAAGCCCTATGAAAGTTCTGAATACGAAGAAAGTTTGAGTCAGAACTGTAGTGTGATAGAAGACTGCAGAATCCAGCCTGGGGAGAAGCCATACAAATGTTGCGAATGTGGAAAGCGTTTTGGCCTCAGCTCCCATCTTATTAGACATCAGAGAACACACACGGGAGAAAAACCTTACAGGTGTTCAGAGTGTTGGAAGACTTTTAGTCAGAGCTCCACCCTGGTGATTCACCAAAGgacacacacaggagagagaccTTACAAGTGTCCTGAGTGTGGTGAGTGCTTCAGTCAGAGCTTTAATCTTATCAGGCACCGGAGAACTCACATGGGAGAAAAACCTTACAAATGCAGTGACTGTGATAAATGCTTCAGCAGAAGTGCCTATCTCAATCAGCATAGGAAAACTCACATAGAAAAGTCTTTCGAGTCTCCTGAAGTTGAAGCTTTTCCTCATGGGTGGACTTGGAAAAACTGTCCAGCGGAAATAGCCCTCATCTCTTTTTCGGTCCCAAACCCATCTTCCTCTTGA